In Bradyrhizobium sp. G127, one genomic interval encodes:
- a CDS encoding chemotaxis protein CheW: MDANIDGADRGITEYVTAMIGGQLFGLPISRVQDVFMPERLTRVPLASSDVAGVLNLRGRIVTAIDMRSRLGLPKNEDGRPPMAVGVDLRGESYGLLIDSIGEVLKLADDGREVNPVNLDPRMAKMAGGVHRLDGQLMVVLDVDRVLEIAPDMLAA, translated from the coding sequence ATGGATGCAAATATCGACGGCGCCGATCGCGGAATTACCGAATACGTGACCGCGATGATCGGCGGTCAGTTGTTCGGCTTGCCGATTTCGCGGGTTCAGGACGTGTTCATGCCGGAACGGCTGACGCGCGTGCCGCTGGCGTCCAGCGACGTCGCCGGCGTGCTCAATCTGCGCGGCAGGATCGTGACTGCGATCGACATGCGCTCGCGCCTTGGTTTGCCCAAGAACGAGGACGGCCGTCCGCCGATGGCGGTGGGCGTCGATCTGCGCGGCGAATCCTACGGCCTGCTGATCGACAGCATCGGCGAAGTCCTCAAGCTCGCGGACGACGGCCGCGAGGTGAACCCGGTCAATCTCGATCCGCGCATGGCGAAAATGGCGGGCGGCGTCCACCGGCTCGATGGCCAGTTGATGGTGGTGCTCGACGTCGATCGCGTGCTGGAGATCGCTCCGGACATGCTGGCAGCGTGA
- a CDS encoding chemotaxis response regulator protein-glutamate methylesterase: MSVAVLTPPGSAIQRHEPLRVMVVDDSAVIRGLISRWIEAEPDLTVAASVRTGLDAVNQVMRVDPDVVVLDIEMPDMDGISALPLLLEKKKNLVVIMASTLTRRNAEISFKALSLGASDYIPKPESTREIAAADVFKRDLIEKIRHLGARLRRPATVASPSLSPAAQPVRAPLLRPVAAVPAPASASHKVELRPFSPTQPRVLLIGSSTGGPQALMTLVAGIGPVIDQYPVLITQHMPPTFTTILAEHLARTSGRPAHEGVDGEPIKPGRIYLAPGGRHMRVARSGGNPVIALDDGPQINFCKPAVDPLFASAVEVWQGAILAVVLTGMGSDGAQGGKVIAAAGGNVIAQDEATSVVWGMPGAVAHAGVCAAVLPLDQIAPKVVRLFAGVRA; the protein is encoded by the coding sequence ATGAGCGTTGCAGTATTGACCCCTCCCGGCTCGGCCATCCAGCGGCATGAGCCGTTGCGGGTTATGGTGGTCGATGACTCCGCCGTCATTCGCGGGCTGATTTCCCGCTGGATCGAGGCGGAGCCGGATCTGACGGTCGCAGCCTCGGTCAGGACAGGACTCGACGCTGTCAATCAGGTGATGCGCGTCGATCCCGATGTCGTCGTGCTCGATATTGAAATGCCTGATATGGACGGCATTTCGGCGCTGCCGCTGCTGCTCGAAAAGAAGAAGAATCTCGTCGTCATCATGGCCTCGACGCTGACCCGCCGCAACGCGGAGATCAGCTTCAAGGCGCTGTCGCTCGGCGCATCCGATTATATCCCGAAGCCCGAAAGCACCCGCGAGATCGCCGCCGCCGACGTCTTCAAGCGGGACCTCATTGAAAAAATTCGCCACCTCGGTGCGCGGCTGCGGCGTCCGGCCACGGTTGCAAGCCCGTCGCTTTCGCCGGCGGCGCAGCCGGTGCGCGCTCCGTTGCTGCGTCCCGTGGCTGCAGTCCCTGCGCCGGCGTCGGCCTCGCACAAGGTGGAGTTGCGGCCGTTCAGCCCCACGCAACCTCGCGTGCTGCTGATTGGTTCATCGACAGGCGGTCCGCAGGCGCTGATGACTCTGGTGGCCGGCATTGGCCCCGTGATCGACCAGTATCCGGTTCTGATCACCCAGCACATGCCGCCGACCTTCACCACCATTCTTGCGGAGCATCTGGCGCGCACCAGCGGACGCCCCGCCCATGAGGGCGTCGACGGCGAGCCGATAAAGCCGGGACGCATCTATCTCGCGCCGGGCGGCCGCCACATGCGCGTGGCGCGCTCCGGCGGCAATCCGGTCATCGCACTCGATGACGGGCCGCAGATCAATTTCTGCAAGCCGGCTGTCGATCCGCTGTTCGCGTCGGCCGTCGAGGTCTGGCAGGGCGCCATCCTCGCGGTCGTGCTGACCGGCATGGGGTCGGACGGCGCGCAGGGCGGTAAGGTCATCGCCGCCGCCGGCGGCAACGTCATCGCCCAGGATGAAGCCACCAGCGTTGTCTGGGGCATGCCGGGGGCTGTCGCCCACGCCGGGGTCTGTGCGGCGGTTCTGCCGCTGGACCAGATCGCGCCCAAAGTTGTTCGGCTTTTTGCAGGAGTGCGCGCGTGA
- a CDS encoding response regulator, giving the protein MKSCLIVDDSSVIRKVARRILEGLDFQIVEAEDGEKAMEVCKRGMPDAILLDWNMPVMDGYEFLRNLRLMPGGDKPKVVFCTTENDVAHIARALHAGANEYIMKPFDKEIVTAKFHEVGLI; this is encoded by the coding sequence ATGAAATCATGTTTGATCGTTGACGATTCAAGCGTCATCCGGAAAGTCGCGCGGCGCATTCTGGAAGGGCTGGATTTCCAGATCGTCGAGGCTGAGGATGGCGAGAAAGCCATGGAAGTCTGCAAGCGCGGCATGCCGGATGCGATCCTGCTCGACTGGAACATGCCCGTCATGGACGGCTACGAGTTCCTTCGCAACCTGCGTCTGATGCCCGGCGGCGACAAGCCGAAGGTGGTGTTCTGCACCACCGAGAACGACGTCGCGCACATCGCGCGCGCGCTTCATGCCGGCGCCAATGAGTACATCATGAAGCCGTTCGACAAGGAAATCGTGACGGCGAAGTTTCATGAGGTCGGTCTGATCTGA